Proteins encoded in a region of the Rutidosis leptorrhynchoides isolate AG116_Rl617_1_P2 chromosome 9, CSIRO_AGI_Rlap_v1, whole genome shotgun sequence genome:
- the LOC139865656 gene encoding MAG2-interacting protein 2 produces METDENVPQVLYETRHHASRNYSSNYPPIHQQLNESSKGSLFRLISTKGLSELREKWTSSRHQQKLSKWTSMFVSPTGEHVAIAVGNQITILQRDDNYQQPCGIYISDFPVTFLFGAWSEDHGVLGVFDNTDTLYFIRANGEVITRITKQHLKAPLPIISLFVHNDKDTNKSCLCTFSILASDGSVRDIEISQDPSASISTITSPNSSLLHKQFPQNVSCCGYHPDSSLLAVVSSAVSISLTSNVIIGPYSISLWQWCRQSGLQQVASAEFEGLYTKTKGYTDRISCPKVLFSPQAEFVATLDLRGCLVIFKLNEEHLLSVVHFKDTHYMKNIIDFTWWTDHIVVIAYRSGNITMIDIESGVKVLKNDCKYSLPILERVPQLLGNIFILESRSSEKDFEPSDLLLFEPLTLEIYKQFDSAKLQWSLMSFSKRSVQELYDILISSQQFQAALELADHHGLDKDEVFKAQWLHSTQGISEINTLLSHIRDQDFVLSECLDRVGPTEDATRALLSYGLRLTNRYSFSEVEDEEGSPIWDFRLTRLKMLQFRDRLETFIGINMGRFSALEYRKFRSLPIKEAATALAESGKIGALNLLFKRHPYSISPCILEVLSAIPETVPVQTYSQLLPGRSPIQVSPLREEDWVESKQMINYINTLPENHESCIQIRTELIVKQLMGYTWPSVNELSIWYKQRARDMDTLSGQLDNCLSLVDTACRKGIIELKEFHELISHLYLLIYDDDVNHDTSFSMSLITWEQLSDYEKFRLMLKGFNEENVINRLCDRAVPFMLKKCGEEVVDGNVDSFLVRWLKEVAMENKIEVCLIVIEEGCKEFMGSNFFRNEGEVVDCALQCLYLITATDKWSTMASLLSKLPALHGSEVDDLKKKLKLAEGHVEAGRLLTLYQVPKPIAFFLEAHSDSKSVKQILRLILSKFIRRQPGRTDNDWANMWRDFLSLQEKAFPFMELEYMLMEFCRGLLKAGKFSLARNYLKGSGSLVLPTEKAENIIILAAREYFFSASSLSSPEIWKAKECLNILPSSRNVMIESDIIDALTVKLPRLGVYILPMQFRQIKDPMEIIKLAITTQNGAYLNVDELIEIAKLLGLNSQDEISSVQEAIAREAAIAGDLQLAFDLCLIMAKKGHGPVWDLCTALARGPALENMDVSSRKQLLGFALSHCDKDSISELLNAWKDLDMQSQCEKLSMLTRKDIPESSVDLIDSSGQVNPYLYEEQNPYFTTIKTTLSDVADTLCTDSSDFDFDSLLKENGKMLTFVASRLPWLLELKSQVSETDRKIVGTRAIATVLCWLARNDFSPKDNLIASLAESIMEPPVTEEEDILGCSFLLNLNDAFYGVQIIEEHVKLREDYNQICSMMNLGMIYSLLHNSRGECEDPAQRRELLLRKFQEQYTSLSSDERNKIDQAQSSFWREWKSKLEEQKRVADHTRAIEQIIPGIETSRFLSGDIDYMESVVFSFVESVKTEKKRILKDVMKLASDYGLDQSKVLLKFISSTLVSDVWTVDDIKTEISQFESKLLESANEVFKTIALYVYPQIDGQNKERLAYIYNLLFICFSRVEEKKELLSITSPDSAHLSIDELDSFYKIMEQQCSKLSFIKDLNFKNIAGLFGPNLASVTNEVYAHVNETNVEALAELMKTLNEIYNKDQLPEGLVPYPYVYGYYISSSLKALEENAKSKVHFQDPETLRLFINELERTYDRCKKYIQLIAYPGASVMGIMKKFFKITPSMDDSFDHLKFDPKWKDDLVMLVSFWLRLIDDLQTFVSSNDLEGKFSPACVMLCLEAFVDLIKDDKISITEGWATIFEYINVGLVGDVYTEILTFCRSLIFSGSRFKSISYVYNAAIRILHENVTDLSLLYTRILETILTDLARGSKEHKYLYRVLTSLSELDGDLDDLKKVRVTIWDQLARFSDSMEIPSHVRVHMLELMQFITMPGSNSSSFSTDLQVNVVPWDGWNGTGNVSLNREKTGDNEDATNRFTNTLVALKSSQLLSTISASLEITPNDLLTLDSAVSCFLKLSENAVSKSHVDVLIAVLREWEGIFGTKEEVKSLEQTPDDDVIVTDWGNDGWDEGWDDFPEDEPQEKETKNDDFTPSVHALHDCWAEIFKKLIALSQFNDMMKIIDRSGPKGYGVLLTEDAARNLSQTLLEIDCFTALKIVLLFPYEKIHLHCLGVVEDKLRLGNIPGSVLNDHELFVSLLSSGLISTIITKPEFGNVFSYLNYMVGSFSRSCQESHLSNENDNWFVFETILLPFYVTEHVKANQVMLAGLVVMKMMHTNVSLGLINVAEASLRKYLANQLEVLQGTDFKFEEMKFCEVLVNTVGGLSSKVENSIKSSLGMLSTNDGKK; encoded by the exons ATGGAGACTGATGAAAACGTTCCACAAGTTCTGTACGAGACACGTCATCACGCTTCTAGAAATTACTCGTCAAATTATCCTCCGATTCATCAACAG CTGAATGAAAGCAGTAAAGGAAGTTTATTCAGGTTGATTTCAACTAAAG GTCTGAGTGAGCTTAGAGAAAAATGGACCTCAAGTAGACATCAACAGAAGTTAAGCAAATGGACATCGATGTTTGTCTCCCCAACAGGCGAACATGTGGCTATAGCAGTTGGAAACCAGATTACCATTTTACAAAGAGATGATAATTACCAACAACCTTGTGGCATATATATTA GCGACTTCCCTGTCACGTTCTTGTTTGGAGCCTGGTCAGAGGATCATGGTGTTTTGGGAGTTTTTGACAACACCGACACCCTTTATTTTATTAGAGCAAACGGTGAAGTGATAACCAGAATTACCAAGCAGCATTTAAAAGCGCCTTTGCCAATTATCAGTCTTTTTGTTCATAACGATAAGGATACAAATAAATCTTGTTT gTGTACATTTAGTATACTTGCATCAGACGGTTCTGTTCGTGATATTGAGATTAGTCAGGACCCGAGTGCTTCTATTTCTACTATAACCAGCCCAAATAGCTCATTATTACATAAGCAGTTCCCTCAGAATGTTTCTTGTTGCGGATATCATCCAGATAGCTCGTTGCTTGCTGTAGTTAGTAGTGCTGTTAGCATCTCGTTGACTTCGAACGTTATCATTG GACCTTACAGTATTTCTCTTTGGCAATGGTGTAGACAATCAGGCTTACAACAAGTGGCTTCTGCCGAGTTCGAAGGTCTATATACCAAAACAAAAGGTTATACAGATCGAATATCATGTCCAAAGGTCTTATTCTCACCACAAGCAGAGTTTGTTGCTACATTGGATTTAAGAGGATGTTTGGTCATCTTTAAGCTAAACGAGGAACACTTGCTTTCAGTAGTACATTTCAAAGATACACACTACATGAAAAATATAATAGATTTTACTTGGTGGACTGATCATATAGTTGTCATTGCTTATAGAAGTGGCAATATCACTATGATTGACATTGAAAGTGGTGTGAAGGTCTTGAAAAATGATTGTAAATACTCTTTGCCTATTTTAGAACGAGTACCACAGTTGCTAGGAAACATATTCATTCTGGAAAGCAGATCGTCTGAAAAAGATTTTGAACCGTCAGATTTGCTTCTCTTTGAGCCACTTACGTTGGAAATATATAAGCAATTTGATAGTGCTAAATTGCAATGGAGCTTGATGTCGTTTTCAAAAAGGTCTGTTCAGGAACTTTATGATATTTTGATTAGTAGTCAGCAGTTTCAGGCTGCGTTAGAGTTGGCTGATCATCATGGTTTGGACAAAGATGAAGTGTTCAAAGCTCAGTGGCTGCATTCTACACAAGGAATTAGTGAAATCAATACGTTACTTTCACATATTAGGGATCAAGATTTTGTACTTTCTGAGTGTTTGGATAGAGTTGGACCCACAGAAGATGCAACGAGAGCTTTACTTAGTTATGGTCTTCGTTTAACGAATCGTTACTCTTTTTCTGAGGTGGAAGATGAAGAGGGTAGCCCGATTTGGGATTTTCGTTTAACAAGACTTAAGATGTTACAATTCAGAGACAGACTGGAGACGTTTATCGGGATTAACATGGGCAG GTTTTCTGCATTGGAGTATAGAAAGTTTAGGTCATTGCCTATCAAAGAAGCTGCAACTGCACTTGCAGAAAGTGGAAAAATTGGAGCTTTAAATCTTCTATTTAAACGCCACCCGTATTCTATATCTCCATGTATACTTGAAGTTTTATCTGCTATACCTGAAACAGTGCCTGTGCAGACGTACAGTCAGCTTCTTCCTGGACGTTCTCCTATTCAGGTTAGTCCTTTAAGAGAAGAAGACTGGGTTGAAAGTAAACAGATGATAAATTACATTAATACCCTCCCTGAAAATCACGAGAGTTGTATTCAGATCAGAACTGAACTAATTGTGAAGCAGCTAATGGGATACACATGGCCATCGGTTAATGAACTATCAATCTGGTACAAACAAAGAGCTAGAGATATGGACACCCTTAGTGGACAATTAGATAACTGTTTATCTTTGGTTGATACTGCTTGCCGAAAGGGTATTATAGAATTAAAAGAGTTCCATGAGCTTATTTCTCATTTGTACCTGCTCATTTACGATGATGATGTTAATCATGATACGAGTTTTAGCATGAGCCTTATTACATGGGAACAGTTGTCTGACTATGAAAAGTTCAGGTTGATGCTTAAGGGTTTCAATGAGGAAAATGTGATAAATAGATTATGTGATAGAGCAGTACCGTTTATGTTGAAGAAATGTGGGGAGGAAGTTGTTGATGGTAATGTTGATTCGTTTTTGGTTAGATGGTTGAAAGAGGTTGCTATGGAGAATAAGATCGAGGTCTGTTTAATAGTTATCGAAGAGGGGTGCAAGGAGTTTATGGGAAGCAACTTTTTTAGAAATGAAGGTGAAGTAGTAGACTGTGCGCTTCAGTGTTTGTATTTGATAACTGCTACTGATAAGTGGAGTACCATGGCCTCATTATTGTCTAAACTTCCAGCTTTGCACG GTTCTGAAGTAGACGACCTTAAAAAGAAACTTAAACTTGCAGAAGGTCATGTTGAGGCCGGAAGGCTTTTAACTTTATACCAG GTTCCAAAACCAATTGCTTTCTTCCTTGAGGCACATTCAGATAGCAAGAGTGTAAAACAGATTCTTCGTCTTATACTTTCAAAATTTATCCGTCGACAACCTGGTCGAACCGATAATGACTGGGCAAACATGTGGCGAGATTTCCTGTCTCTGCAAGAAAAAGCGTTCCCGTTTATGGAATTAGAATACATGTTAATGGAGTTCTGCCGGGGCTTACTAAAAGCTGGTAAATTTTCACTTGCTCGGAACTATCTAAAAGGCTCAGGTTCACTGGTTTTGCCAACAGAAAAGGCAGAAAATATCATAATTCTGGCAGCACGAGAGTATTTTTTCTCAGCTTCAAGTTTATCGTCCCCAGAA ATTTGGAAGGCGAAGGAATGTCTAAACATACTTCCGAGCAGTAGAAACGTGATGATAGAGTCAGATATTATCGACGCCCTAACTGTTAAACTTCCAAGATTAGGTGTTTACATTTTGCCAATGCAATTTAGGCAAATTAAAGACCCAAtggaaattattaagttagcaatcACCACTCAAAACGGGGCTTATCTTAACGTTGATGAACTTATTGAAATAGCGAAGCTTCTCGGACTCAACTCTCAGGATGAAATCTCATCCGTTCAAGAAGCTATTGCACGAGAAGCAGCAATTGCAGGTGATCTTCAACTTGCTTTCGATTTGTGTCTTATAATGGCTAAAAAGGGACACGGTCCCGTTTGGGACTTGTGTACTGCACTTGCAAGGGGTCCCGCACTTGAAAACATGGATGTTAGTTCAAGAAAACAACTTTTAGGGTTTGCTTTGAGTCACTGTGATAAAGATTCAATCAGTGAACTCTTAAATGCATGGAAAGATCTAGATATGCAAAGTCAGTGTGAAAAGTTATCCATGTTGACCCGAAAAGATATTCCAGAATCATCAGTTGACCTAATAGATTCATCCGGGCAGGTCAATCCGTATCTATACGAAGAACAAAATCCTTATTTCACCACCATTAAAACAACACTCTCTGATGTTGCTGACACACTCTGTACAGACAGTTCTGATTTCGACTTTGACTCTCTTTTAAAAGAAAATGGTAAAATGTTGACTTTTGTGGCTTCTCGTCTCCCATGGCTGCTTGAATTGAAATCACAAGTGTCTGAAACTGATAGAAAGATTGTTGGAACGCGGGCGATTGCGACTGTTTTGTGTTGGTTGGCGAGAAATGATTTTTCTCCCAAAGATAATTTGATTGCTTCACTTGCGGAATCGATTATGGAGCCACCGGTTACAGAAGAAGAAGACATTTTAGGGTGCTCGTTTTTATTAAATCTTAATGATGCCTTTTATGGTGTTCAAATTATAGAAGAACATGTGAAATTAAGGGAAGATTACAATCAAATATGTAGTATGATGAATCTTGGGATGATTTATAGTCTGTTGCACAACTCCCGAGGTGAGTGTGAGGATCCAGCTCAGCGAAGAGAATTGCTGCTACGAAAGTTCCAAGAGCAGTACACTTCACTAAGTTCAG ATGAACGCAACAAGATTGACCAAGCACAGTCCTCATTTTGGAGAGAATGGAAGTCAAAACTAGAGGAACAAAAGCGAGTTGCTGATCATACAAGAGCTATTGAGCAAATTATTCCTGGTATTGAAACTTCACGCTTTTTGTCGGGAGACATCGACTATATGGAGAGTGTAGTATTCTCTTTTGTTGAATCTGTAAAAACAGAGAAAAAGAGAATTCTCAAAGATGTGATGAAATTAGCCTCGGACTATGGATTAGATCAAAGCAAG GTGTTGCTGAAATTTATTTCTTCAACCCTCGTTTCTGATGTTTGGACAGTCGATGATATCAAAACTGAAATTTCACAATTCGAAAGCAAATTACTCGAGTCTGCAAACGAAGTCTTCAAAACAATCGCATTGTATGTCTACCCACAAATCGATGGTCAGAATAAAGAACGCCTTGCTTACATTTATAACCTCCTCTTCATTTGTTTCTCAAGGGTTGAAGAAAAAAAAGAGCTACTATCGATTACGTCTCCAGATTCAGCCCATTTATCGATTGACGAGCTCGATAGTTTTTACAAGATCATGGAGCAACAATGTAGTAAACTTTCATTCATCAAGGACCTAAATTTCAAAAACATTGCAGGTTTATTTGGTCCAAATTTGGCAAGTGTTACAAATGAAGTGTACGCTCATGTAAATGAAACGAACGTTGAAGCACTTGCAGAACTGATGAAAACCCTAAATGAGATATATAATAAAGATCAGCTTCCGGAAGGTCTCGTACCGTATCCATACGTGTACGGATATTATATATCTAGCTCTTTAAAAGCTCTTGAAGAAAACGCAAAGTCAAAAGTCCATTTTCAAGACCCTGAAACTCTTCGGTTATTCATTAATGAACTCGAACGTACATATGACAGATGTAAAAAGTATATCCAACTTATTGCTTATCCAGGTGCATCTGTAATGGGCATAATGAAGAAGTTTTTTAAAATAACTCCATCAATGGATGACAGTTTTGATCATTTGAAGTTTGATCCAAAATGGAAGGATGATTTGGTTATGCTTGTATCGTTCTGGCTCAGATTGATTGACGATTTGCAGACGTTTGTATCGTCAAATGATCTCGAAGGGAAATTCTCTCCCGCTTGTGTGATGCTCTGTCTCGAAGCTTTTGTTGACTTGATCAAAGATGATAAAATCTCTATTACCGAGGGATGGGCTACTATTTTCGAATATATCAACGTAGGTCTCGTGGGCGATGTTTATACCGAAATTCTCACTTTCTGCAGGTCATTGATTTTCTCCGGGTCCCGTTTCAAATCAATATCATATGTTTATAACGCAGCGATTCGAATACTTCATGAAAATGTAACGGATCTTTCGCTTCTTTACACAAGAATCTTGGAAACGATCTTAACGGATTTGGCCCGTGGATCTAAAGAACACAAATATCTGTATCGTGTTCTAACAAGTTTGAGTGAATTGGATGGTGATTTAGATGATCTTAAGAAGGTTAGAGTTACAATTTGGGATCAATTGGCTCGGTTTTCTGATAGTATGGAAATACCTAGTCACGTTCGAGTTCATATGCTCGAACTCATGCAGTTTATAACAATGCCGGGTTCAAATTCGTCTTCTTTTTCTACCGATCTTCAAGTTAACGTCGTCCCATGGGACGGGTGGAACGGTACGGGAAATGTAAGTTTAAACCGCGAAAAAACAGGGGATAACGAAGATGCAACAAATAGGTTTACAAATACTTTGGTTGCTCTTAAATCATCACAGCTACTGTCTACTATCTCTGCGAGCCTTGAAATAACACCAAACGACCTTTTGACACTCGATTCGgctgtttcttgtttcttaaagcTGTCTGAAAACGCTGTTTCAAAATCCCATGTTGATGTTTTGATAGCTGTATTACGAGAATGGGAAGGAATTTTTGGTACAAAAGAGGAGGTAAAAAGTTTGGAACAAACGCCTGATGATGATGTCATCGTGACTGATTGGGGTAACGATGGTTGGGATGAAGGATGGGACGATTTTCCCGAAGATGAACCGCAAGAGAAAGAAACGAAAAATGACGATTTTACCCCTTCGGTTCACGCGTTACATGACTGCTGGGCCGAGATTTTCAAAAAGCTGATAGCTTTATCTCAATTTAACGACATGATGAAAATTATCGACAGATCTGGTCCGAAAGGGTATGGTGTACTTTTAACCGAGGATGCTGCACGCAACTTAAGCCAAACGTTACTTGAAATAGATTGTTTTACAGCTCTTAAAATCGTCCTTTTATTTCCGTATGAGAAGATACATTTACACTGTTTAGGTGTTGTTGAGGATAAATTGAGACTAGGAAACATTCCGGGTTCGGTTTTAAACGATCATGAGTTGTTTGTTTCTTTGTTGTCTTCGGGATTAATATCGACGATCATCACAAAACCTGAATTCGGAAACGTTTTCTCGTATTTAAACTATATGGTCGGAAGTTTCTCTCGAAGTTGTCAAGAGTCTCATTTGTCAAATGAGAATGACAATTGGTTTGTTTTTGAAACGATTCTGTTACCGTTTTATGTAACGGAACATGTGAAGGCGAATCAAGTGATGTTAGCGGGATTAGTTGTTATGAAAATGATGCATACGAATGTGTCTCTCGGTTTGATCAATGTAGCGGAAGCTAGTCTTAGGAAGTATTTAGCAAACCAGCTTGAAGTGTTACAAGGCACTGATTTTAAGTTTGAGGAGATGAAGTTTTGTGAGGTTTTAGTGAATACGGTTGGCGGGTTAAGTAGCAAGGTGGAGAATTCGATCAAGTCGTCTTTAGGGATGCTGTCTACAAACGATGGTAAGAAGTAA
- the LOC139869038 gene encoding vacuolar protein sorting-associated protein 26A-like, whose translation MESRLENSDIGEISFGQFWGDRGISWRYRTLTQVFAAICLFFVDQNYILGAFKPACNISITLNDAKTRKQVPLKKENGQISLVPLFQSQETIAGKISVEPVQGKKVEHNGIKVELLGQIEIYFDRGNFYDFTSLVRELDVPGDIYEKKTYPFEFSTVEMPYETYNGVNVRLRYVLKVTINRGYAGSITQYQDFVVRNFSTPPSINNSIKMEVGIEDCLHIEFEYNKSKYHLKDVIIGKIYFLLVRIKLKNMDLEIRRRESTGSGANTHVETETLAKFELMDGAPVRGESIPIRLFLSPYELTPTHRNINNKFSVKYYLNLVLVDEEDRRYFKQQEITIYRTAETSS comes from the exons ATGGaatcaaggttggagaactcggatatcGGAGAGATATCGTTTGGACAGTTTTGGGGAGATCGCGGCATCTCGTGGAGATATCGGACGTTAACTCAG GTTTTTGCAGCTA TCTGTTTGTTTTTTGTTGATCAGAACTATATATTAGGGGCATTTAAGCCGGCTTGTAATATTTCGATCACTCTCAACGATGCCAAAACACGCAAGcag GTTCCTTTGAAGAAGGAAAATGGTCAGATATCATTGGTCCCCCTTTTTCAAAGTCAAGAAACGATTGCTGGAAAG ATTTCTGTAGAACCAGTGCAAGGGAAGAAGGTCGAGCATAATGGTATTAAAGTAGAACTGCTCGGTCAAATTG AAATTTATTTTGACCGAGGCAACTTTTATGACTTCACCTCTCTTG TTCGTGAATTGGATGTTCCTGGTGACATATATGAAAAGAAAACATACCCTTTTGAATTTTCTACGGTTGAAATGCCATACGAAACATACAATGGTGTTAATGTGCGACTTAG GTATGTTCTGAAGGTGACAATCAATCGAGGTTATGCTGGTAGCATAACGCAGTACCAAGATTTTGTG GTTCGCAACTTTAGCACGCCTCCATCAATCAACAACAGCATTAAG ATGGAAGTTGGAATAGAAGACTGTCTTCatattgagtttgagtataacaaaAGCAA GTATCATTTAAAAGATGTAATCATCGGGAAGATATATTTTCTTCTTGttagaataaaattaaaaaatatggaTCTTGAGATCAGGCGACGAGAGTCCACTGGTTCTGGTGCCAACACTCATGTAGAGACAGAAACCCTGGCAAAATTTGAGTTAATGGATGGTGCTCCTGTTAGAG GTGAATCTATACCAATCAGGCTTTTCCTGAGCCCTTATGAACTCACACCAACACATCGTAATATCAACAACAAATTTAGCGTCAAGTATTATTTGAATCTAGTACTTGTTGATGAGGAAGATCGCAGGTACTTTAAGCAGCAGGAAATCACAATTTATCGAACTGCAGAAACTTCTTCCTGA